Sequence from the Candidatus Sulfotelmatobacter sp. genome:
GGTCCACGCCATCCGTGACTACCTCGGCCTGACGGGAACGCACGTCGGCTGTGACACCTCGAGCTGCGGCGCGTGTACCGTGCTGCTCGACGGCGTGTCGGTGAAGAGCTGCACGGTCCTCACCGTCCAGGCCGCCGGCCGCGAGGTCACCACCATCGAGGGGATCGGGCACAGCGACGCGCTGCACCCGATGCAAGAAGCGTTCTGGGCCAAGCACGGTCTGCAGTGCGGCTACTGCACGACCGGCATGATCATGAGCGCGATCGACCTGATCGCGCGCACGCCTGACCCGAGCGAAGAGGAGATCCGTTCCGGGCTCGACGGCAACCTATGCCGTTGCACCGGCTACGAGAACATCGTCAAAGCGGTCAAGGCCGCCGCCGACGCGGTGCGCGCGTCCGCGCCGCGCCATTCGATCGCCGAGCTGTTGTCGCTGACGCCGCCCGCCGAGAAGCCGCCGCTGACCGGCGAGCAGATCGAACACCCCGAGCTGAGCCCGGAGACCGTCTGATGGCGTTCACCACGATGGTCGGCGCGCGCGTCACGCGCCGCGAAGACCCCCGCCTCATCACCGGGCGCGCGACCTACGTCGACGACGTCAAGATGGTCGGCCTGCTGCACGCCGCGTTCGTGCGCTCGCCGTACGGCCACGCCAAGATCACCGGCATCGACAAAGACGCCGCGCTGGCACTCGACGGCGTCGTCGCGGTCTACACCGCCGAGGACTTGGTCAAAGGCGGGATCACCGCCTCGCTGCCGTGCAACAACGCGATGCCCGACCTCAAGCGGCCGCCGCACTACGCGCTGGCGACCGACGAGGTACGCTTCGTCGGCGAGCCGGTCGCGATCGTGATCGCCGAGGACCGCTACGTGGCGCGCGACGCGGCCGACCTGG
This genomic interval carries:
- a CDS encoding (2Fe-2S)-binding protein, giving the protein MQTIELTVNGKRASIQCEPRLLLVHAIRDYLGLTGTHVGCDTSSCGACTVLLDGVSVKSCTVLTVQAAGREVTTIEGIGHSDALHPMQEAFWAKHGLQCGYCTTGMIMSAIDLIARTPDPSEEEIRSGLDGNLCRCTGYENIVKAVKAAADAVRASAPRHSIAELLSLTPPAEKPPLTGEQIEHPELSPETV